GAAACATCGTCGTGGCTAAGGCGCTTCCTATCACGAATCAAGTAAGAGAGTTACGGGAAGCGATTGAGCTCACCCAGGGCGAACTGGGCGAGCGGGTTGGCGTAACACGGCAAACCATCGCAGCTATCGAGCAAAGGAGATACTCACCCTCACTCGAAGTTGCCTTTCGTATTGCCCATGTGTTTCAAGCTCCATTAGAAACCGTGTTTCAATTTCAGCCTGATGAAAATTAATTCTCTCATGCGTCATTCATTGTCGTACCCCGCTGTTTTAATGATTCTGTTATCATGGTTTATCACCATGGCACCCTAAATGAACAAAGGAACTAACTTATGTGGACGCCTCTCACTCTCACGCTCTTTGGTGCAATTTCACTGATCGCTGGGCTCATAGGCTTTCTGTGGGCGAGAACTCAAGGTCAAACTAGAATTGCACAATTAGAAAATCAAAA
This genomic interval from Idiomarinaceae bacterium HL-53 contains the following:
- a CDS encoding transcriptional regulator, XRE family, with the translated sequence MAKALPITNQVRELREAIELTQGELGERVGVTRQTIAAIEQRRYSPSLEVAFRIAHVFQAPLETVFQFQPDEN